Proteins from a genomic interval of Salinivibrio kushneri:
- the rplX gene encoding 50S ribosomal protein L24: MAAKIRRNDEVIVLAGKDKGKKGKVSKVLPTGKVIVEGINLVKKHQKPVPALGTQGGIVEQEAAIDVSNVAIFNAAAGKGDRVGFRFEDGKKVRFFKSNGETIK; encoded by the coding sequence ATGGCAGCTAAAATCCGTCGTAACGACGAAGTTATCGTTCTTGCCGGTAAAGACAAAGGCAAGAAAGGTAAAGTATCTAAGGTTCTACCGACCGGTAAAGTTATCGTTGAAGGTATTAACCTCGTGAAGAAACACCAGAAGCCGGTTCCGGCTCTGGGCACTCAAGGTGGCATCGTTGAACAAGAAGCCGCTATTGACGTTTCAAACGTGGCGATCTTTAACGCAGCAGCTGGTAAAGGTGACCGTGTAGGCTTCCGATTTGAAGACGGCAAAAAAGTGCGTTTCTTCAAGTCGAATGGCGAAACTATTAAGTAA
- the rplE gene encoding 50S ribosomal protein L5 gives MAKLHDYYKETVVAELSKQFGYKSIMQVPGIEKITLNMGVGEALNDKKLLENAAADMTAISGQKPLITKARKSVAGFKIREGYPIGCKVTLRGERMWDFFERLIAIAVPRIRDFRGLNPKAFDGRGNYSMGVREQIIFPEIDYDKVDRIRGLDITITTTAGTDEEGRALLAAFNFPFRK, from the coding sequence ATGGCGAAACTGCATGATTACTACAAAGAGACAGTTGTAGCTGAGCTATCTAAGCAATTTGGTTACAAAAGCATCATGCAAGTCCCAGGGATCGAAAAGATCACCCTTAACATGGGTGTGGGCGAAGCTCTGAACGACAAGAAACTGCTTGAAAATGCAGCTGCTGATATGACCGCAATTTCTGGTCAAAAGCCGCTGATCACTAAAGCACGTAAATCAGTCGCAGGCTTTAAGATCCGTGAGGGCTACCCAATTGGTTGTAAAGTAACCCTACGTGGCGAGCGTATGTGGGACTTCTTTGAGCGTTTGATCGCTATCGCAGTTCCTCGTATCCGTGACTTCCGTGGTCTGAACCCGAAAGCGTTCGACGGTCGCGGTAACTACAGCATGGGCGTTCGCGAGCAAATCATCTTCCCTGAGATTGACTACGACAAAGTCGATCGTATCCGTGGTCTTGATATTACTATCACTACCACCGCAGGTACAGATGAGGAAGGTCGAGCTCTGCTGGCTGCCTTTAACTTCCCATTCCGTAAGTAA
- the rpsN gene encoding 30S ribosomal protein S14, with protein MAKKSMKARDVKRAKLAARYAEKRDNLRATIKNVNTSDEERWDAVLKLQSLPRDSAKSRQRNRCNQTGRPHGYLRKFGLSRIKVREACMKGEIPGLRKASW; from the coding sequence ATGGCTAAAAAATCGATGAAAGCACGTGACGTAAAACGTGCGAAGCTCGCAGCCCGTTATGCTGAAAAGCGTGACAACCTGCGTGCGACCATTAAGAATGTTAACACGTCAGACGAAGAGCGTTGGGACGCCGTCCTGAAGCTTCAGTCGCTACCACGTGATTCTGCGAAGTCTCGTCAGCGTAACCGCTGTAACCAGACTGGTCGTCCACATGGCTACCTACGCAAATTCGGCCTAAGCCGAATCAAGGTTCGTGAAGCTTGCATGAAAGGCGAGATTCCGGGTCTGCGTAAGGCAAGCTGGTAA